The following are encoded in a window of Brevibacillus sp. DP1.3A genomic DNA:
- a CDS encoding sugar phosphate isomerase/epimerase has product MAFQKGINAWCFPKETSVQEMFRQAKAHGYQGVELNLDEGDAPFHLEMTEQEWKGLADEARELGLELPSVSTALLWKYPLTHNEEAIREQGIRVVEKMIEAASIFGSRTVLVVPGLVTAEVSYATAYERAREALQRLAKKAEQHQVYIGVENVWNKFLLSPLEMARLIDEVDSPWVGAYFDIGNVLQFGFPEQWIRILGKRIQAIHVKDFKTSTGNITGFVPLLAGDIPWNRVVEALREIGYEGYIIPEISPYSQLPEQLIAHTSQALDAIFQS; this is encoded by the coding sequence ATGGCTTTTCAAAAGGGAATCAATGCTTGGTGCTTCCCAAAGGAAACGAGCGTACAAGAAATGTTTCGCCAGGCGAAAGCGCATGGCTATCAAGGGGTAGAACTGAATTTGGACGAGGGAGATGCACCCTTTCATCTAGAGATGACAGAGCAGGAATGGAAGGGGCTGGCAGACGAGGCTCGTGAGCTCGGTTTGGAGCTGCCAAGCGTTTCTACTGCCCTTTTATGGAAATATCCGTTGACACATAATGAGGAAGCGATCCGCGAGCAAGGCATTCGTGTTGTCGAGAAAATGATAGAGGCGGCAAGTATTTTTGGCTCACGGACCGTTCTCGTCGTCCCAGGTCTCGTAACGGCTGAGGTGTCGTATGCTACGGCCTACGAGCGGGCGCGTGAAGCATTGCAGCGTTTGGCGAAAAAGGCGGAGCAGCATCAGGTATACATCGGGGTAGAAAACGTGTGGAACAAGTTTTTGCTCAGTCCACTGGAGATGGCCCGCTTGATCGATGAAGTAGACAGTCCTTGGGTAGGCGCTTATTTTGATATAGGCAACGTCCTGCAATTCGGTTTTCCTGAGCAATGGATTCGCATTTTGGGTAAGAGAATCCAAGCTATTCACGTCAAAGATTTCAAGACGTCGACAGGCAACATCACAGGTTTCGTGCCGCTGCTCGCTGGCGATATCCCATGGAACCGCGTGGTGGAAGCGTTGCGTGAGATCGGGTATGAAGGCTACATCATCCCGGAAATCTCGCCATACAG